From Anopheles darlingi chromosome 2, idAnoDarlMG_H_01, whole genome shotgun sequence, the proteins below share one genomic window:
- the LOC125959408 gene encoding angiopoietin-4-like, protein MKLTIGFLLFCALYAAVTAKSTVVETTSPDGISARGLELVLGKLEQMDRKLLNLQIELTEHREEMKRNRDCVTSTAAPPEQESTTPTTTTSKPLIHSSCKEEPSKVSGVYLIRVNNDSTPFNVYCEQASFGGGWLVVQHRFDGSVDFYRNWDQYREGFGEVDNEFWLGLERMHQLTTARPYELIVEMKDFKGNYGYTRYIRFQVGSESEKYELTLGLGLDSGRAGDGFDGFHNGVKFSTKDRDNDETPDKHFAVRYTGAWWYCPGGGVTNLNGPYKNSDDTWNSTVWYHFKADLRALSFTRMMIREL, encoded by the coding sequence ATGAAACTGACCATTGGCTTCCTATTGTTTTGTGCTTTGTACGCAGCGGTGACAGCCAAGAGCACTGTCGTTGAAACAACCTCTCCGGATGGGATCTCGGCACGAGGACTGGAGCTGGTGTTGGGCAAGTTGGAACAGATGGACCGGAAGTTGTTGAACCTTCAAATCGAGCTGACCGAGCATCGCGAAGAGATGAAACGGAACCGGGACTGTGTTACTTCAACAGCCGCACCACCGGAGCAAGAAAGTAcgacgccaacaacaacaacttcaaAACCTCTGATTCATTCCTCGTGCAAGGAAGAACCGTCCAAAGTGTCGGGAGTGTATCTTATCCGTGTTAACAACGATAGCACGCCGTTCAATGTTTATTGCGAGCAAGCGAGCTTTGGTGGCGGTTGGCTGGTAGTGCAACATCGGTTCGATGGTTCAGTTGATTTTTACCGCAACTGGGACCAATACCGCGAAGGGTTCGGTGAGGTAGACAACGAGTTTTGGCTCGGGCTGGAGCGAATGCATCAACTCACGACCGCTCGCCCTTACGAGCTTATAGTAGAGATGAAGGACTTTAAGGGTAATTATGGATATACCCGTTACATTCGGTTCCAAGTAGGCAGCGAGAGTGAAAAGTACGAACTGACGCTGGGGTTGGGATTGGATAGTGGCCGTGCAGGCGATGGATTTGATGGATTTCATAATGGAGTGAAATTCTCTACTAAGGATAGGGATAATGATGAGACTCCCGATAAGCATTTCGCTGTTCGTTACACAGGCGCCTGGTGGTACTGTCCGGGGGGCGGCGTTACCAATTTGAATGGACCGTACAAGAACAGTGACGATACGTGGAATTCAACTGTTTGGTATCATTTCAAAGCCGATCTTCGAGCCTTGAGCTTCACCAGAATGATGATTCGTGAATTGTAA